AACCAGAAGATATGGTCGTTGTAGATGTAAAAACAGGTGAAAAGGTAGAAGGCAAATACAAACCATCTTCCGATACAGATACACATCTAGTGTTGTATCGTAACTTCCCTCATATCGGTGGTATCGTACATACTCATAGTAAGTGGGCAGTTAGCTTTGCCCAAGCTGGGGTAGGCGTTAAACCGATGGGAACGACACATGGTGACTATTTCTATGGTGAGATACCATGTACAAGGAAGATGAGTGAAGAAGAAATCGCGGGACAGTATGAACTAGAAACAGGAAATGTCATCGTTGAAACATTCAAGGATATCAAACCAGATGATGTTCCTGCAGTACTCGTACATAGCCATGGGCCATTTACTTGGGGTACAGATCCATTCAACGCAGTGCATAACGCAGTCGTTTTAGAAGAAATCTGCTTTATGAATTTCCATGCATACATGTTGAACCCTGAAAAGGGAAATATGCAGCAGGAACTCTTGGATAAACACTATCTACGTAAACACGGAAAGAATGCATACTATGGACAATAAGGCATATCGTTTGGGCATGTATGAAAAGTCCATGCCAAAAGAATTATCTTGGCAAGAGAAGCTAATTATCTGTAAAGAATCTGGCTTTGATTGGTTAGAGATTTCTATTGATGAAACAGATGATAAACTAGCACGTTTGGATTGGGGCCAAGAAGAAAGAAACGTTATTAAACAAGCAATCATAAAGACAGGTGTTCCAATCCATACGATGTGTCTTAGTGGACATCGTAAATACCCGTTAGGTGATTTAGATCCTGATACAGAATCAAGAAGTCTTGAAATTATGGGAAAAGCAATTTATCTTGCACAAGACCTCGGCATTCGTATTATCCAACTTGCGGGTTATGATGTTTATTACAAAGAAGGTAATAAAGATACAAAGAACCAGTTTATCAAGAATCTTCACATCGCTACCAAGATGGCGGCTAAGTATGGCGTTGTCATGGGTTTTGAAACAATGGAAACACCATTCATGGATACCGTTGAAAAGGCAATGGAATACGTTGATATTGTCGATAGTCCATACTTACAAATATATCCTGATATTGGCAATCTAACGAATGCGGAAAAGATTTACGGAACTTCCGTAATCGAAGATTTACAAAAGGGAAGTGGGCATATTGTAGCAGCTCACCTGAAGGAAACAGTTCCGGGTAAATATCGTGAGATTCCGTTTGGAACAGGACATACAGAGTTTGTACAAGACATCAGATGTCTAAAGG
This genomic window from Solobacterium moorei contains:
- a CDS encoding L-ribulose-5-phosphate 3-epimerase produces the protein MDNKAYRLGMYEKSMPKELSWQEKLIICKESGFDWLEISIDETDDKLARLDWGQEERNVIKQAIIKTGVPIHTMCLSGHRKYPLGDLDPDTESRSLEIMGKAIYLAQDLGIRIIQLAGYDVYYKEGNKDTKNQFIKNLHIATKMAAKYGVVMGFETMETPFMDTVEKAMEYVDIVDSPYLQIYPDIGNLTNAEKIYGTSVIEDLQKGSGHIVAAHLKETVPGKYREIPFGTGHTEFVQDIRCLKDMGVQMFTGEFWYTGEENWRDICKHAGSFLRDKLNQVFE
- the araD gene encoding L-ribulose-5-phosphate 4-epimerase, with the translated sequence MLDELKQKVYEANMMLPKNGLVVFTWGNVSGIDREKGLMVIKPSGVEYNELKPEDMVVVDVKTGEKVEGKYKPSSDTDTHLVLYRNFPHIGGIVHTHSKWAVSFAQAGVGVKPMGTTHGDYFYGEIPCTRKMSEEEIAGQYELETGNVIVETFKDIKPDDVPAVLVHSHGPFTWGTDPFNAVHNAVVLEEICFMNFHAYMLNPEKGNMQQELLDKHYLRKHGKNAYYGQ